One genomic region from Conexibacter woesei Iso977N encodes:
- a CDS encoding TetR/AcrR family transcriptional regulator, whose product MTELEKGPRGLRRGRGARERILGASSQLFREQGINTTGMDQLCAVAEVSKRTLYQHFSGKDELIAEHLRRFDPNILPEVFDRTDLTPRERLLAAFEIHAPLCPFIAAAVEIQDPDHPARVYAAEYKRAFAARLTEAAREAGAADPEQLGEQLALLLDGASARSRVLNTDAFSTAAGIAAVLIDDALSGR is encoded by the coding sequence ATGACGGAGTTGGAGAAGGGACCACGCGGCCTGCGCCGCGGCCGGGGCGCACGGGAGCGCATCCTCGGCGCGTCGTCGCAGCTGTTCCGCGAGCAGGGCATCAACACCACGGGCATGGACCAGCTGTGCGCGGTCGCCGAGGTCTCCAAGCGCACGCTGTACCAGCACTTCTCCGGCAAGGACGAGCTGATCGCCGAGCACCTGCGCCGGTTCGACCCCAACATCCTCCCCGAGGTCTTCGACCGCACCGACCTCACCCCCCGCGAGCGGCTCCTCGCCGCCTTCGAGATCCACGCGCCCCTGTGCCCGTTCATCGCGGCGGCCGTGGAGATCCAGGACCCGGACCACCCGGCGCGCGTCTACGCCGCCGAGTACAAGCGGGCGTTCGCAGCGCGACTCACCGAGGCGGCCCGCGAGGCCGGCGCCGCCGACCCCGAGCAGCTCGGAGAGCAACTGGCGCTGCTCCTGGACGGCGCCTCGGCCCGCAGTCGCGTCCTGAACACCGACGCCTTCTCGACCGCCGCCGGCATCGCGGCCGTCCTCATCGACGACGCGCTCAGCGGGCGTTGA
- a CDS encoding MarR family winged helix-turn-helix transcriptional regulator translates to MEAVEELRYLILGAQREGARVFAELLKPLGLTAAQAEVLAVLRDADEPLTVREIGERLVCESGSPSRLVATVADAGLIERGTREGDRRAVELTLTPAGARAAQQVASAEQALHASLAASLTDRQVDALVSGLRKLVDQRAAGAAIAHRR, encoded by the coding sequence ATGGAGGCCGTCGAGGAGCTGCGGTACCTGATCCTCGGCGCCCAGCGGGAGGGCGCGCGGGTGTTCGCCGAGCTGCTCAAGCCGCTCGGCCTGACCGCCGCCCAGGCCGAGGTGCTCGCGGTCCTCCGCGACGCCGACGAGCCGCTCACCGTCCGCGAGATCGGCGAGCGGCTGGTGTGCGAGAGCGGCAGCCCCAGCCGCCTGGTCGCCACCGTCGCCGACGCCGGGCTCATCGAACGCGGCACGCGCGAAGGCGATCGTCGCGCCGTCGAGCTGACGCTCACGCCCGCGGGCGCCCGCGCGGCCCAGCAGGTCGCCAGCGCCGAGCAGGCGCTGCATGCCAGCCTGGCCGCCTCGCTCACCGACCGCCAGGTCGATGCGCTGGTCAGCGGCCTGCGCAAGCTCGTGGACCAGCGCGCGGCCGGCGCAGCAATCGCCCATCGCCGATGA
- a CDS encoding SRPBCC family protein, translating into MRVQVTQHYPQAPETVYAYMSDPRNMPAWNSAVTSVEPLDGGTRYVMRRDLPSGAATNELDVVCSVPPSALTIRTLTGPTPFTYHYTLESAAGGTTLRLDGEVELGSVIALAGPLATRFVERGIAANLATLGLILDAR; encoded by the coding sequence ATGCGCGTCCAGGTCACCCAGCACTACCCGCAGGCGCCGGAGACGGTGTACGCCTACATGTCGGACCCGCGCAACATGCCGGCATGGAACTCCGCCGTCACCAGCGTCGAGCCGCTCGACGGGGGCACGCGTTACGTGATGCGGCGTGATCTGCCATCCGGAGCTGCCACCAACGAGCTGGACGTCGTCTGCAGCGTCCCACCATCCGCGCTGACGATCCGCACGCTCACCGGTCCGACCCCGTTCACCTACCACTACACGCTGGAGAGCGCCGCCGGCGGCACGACGCTGCGCCTCGACGGCGAGGTCGAGCTGGGCAGCGTGATCGCGCTCGCCGGACCGCTGGCGACGCGGTTCGTCGAGCGCGGCATCGCGGCGAACCTCGCGACGCTGGGGCTGATCCTCGACGCTCGGTGA
- a CDS encoding NADPH-dependent F420 reductase, giving the protein MSTISIIGSGNMTSAIGGLALRGGNAVEVIGRDAAKSESLAQQLGDGATAGAWGAAPAGDVVVLAVLFESAVDVVGQFGDALDGKVLVDITNPFNATATGLATPDGTSNAQLIAAAAPATAHVVKAFNTLFRDVLAAGGPLDVFLAGDDAQAKARVSAFIESLGLTPRDVGDLSMAHWLEGAGLLSVGLARNGVGNLDFSLGVNAR; this is encoded by the coding sequence ATGAGCACCATCAGCATCATCGGCTCGGGGAACATGACCAGCGCCATCGGCGGCCTGGCCCTCAGGGGCGGCAACGCCGTCGAGGTCATCGGTCGCGACGCGGCCAAGTCGGAGTCCTTGGCCCAGCAGCTCGGCGACGGCGCGACGGCCGGGGCGTGGGGCGCCGCTCCGGCGGGCGACGTGGTCGTCCTCGCCGTGCTGTTCGAGAGCGCGGTCGACGTCGTCGGCCAGTTCGGCGACGCGTTGGACGGCAAGGTGCTCGTCGACATCACCAACCCCTTCAACGCCACCGCCACCGGGCTGGCCACCCCGGACGGCACGTCCAACGCGCAGTTGATCGCCGCGGCCGCGCCCGCGACCGCTCACGTGGTCAAAGCGTTCAACACCCTCTTCCGCGACGTCCTGGCCGCGGGCGGCCCGCTGGACGTCTTCCTGGCCGGCGACGACGCGCAGGCCAAGGCAAGGGTGTCGGCGTTCATCGAGAGCCTCGGGCTGACCCCGCGGGACGTCGGCGACCTCAGCATGGCGCACTGGCTCGAGGGCGCCGGCCTGCTGTCGGTGGGCCTGGCCCGCAACGGCGTGGGGAACCTCGACTTCTCGCTCGGCGTCAACGCCCGCTGA
- a CDS encoding N-acyl homoserine lactonase family protein, whose protein sequence is MSSITLDNGITIHPIQTGTVAIRKRQTDGAGRKRTSFARVLSDRNWTEPLPILTWLIEHPEGLILVDTGETPRVKEPGYFTSWHPFFRLGLKEWVEPQEAVGAQIERLGFSREDVRYALVTHFHTDHAGGINDLSASEIIASKKDYDYSKGFLGKARGFLPQHWPAGFAPRLIEFDDGPFGPFAASTTLTSAGDVHLVPTPGHTPGHFSVVVEDGDTALFFAGDTSYTEKLMLDGVVDGVSADVAAGHDSLARIQRLTAERPTIYLPTHDPLAPARLARRQVTTAKAVV, encoded by the coding sequence ATGTCATCTATCACCTTGGACAACGGCATCACCATCCACCCCATCCAGACCGGCACCGTCGCCATCCGCAAGCGCCAGACCGACGGCGCGGGCCGCAAGCGCACGAGCTTCGCCCGCGTCCTGTCCGACAGGAACTGGACCGAGCCGCTGCCGATCCTCACCTGGCTGATCGAGCACCCCGAGGGCCTGATCCTGGTCGACACCGGCGAGACCCCACGGGTCAAGGAGCCCGGCTACTTCACCTCTTGGCACCCGTTCTTCCGCCTCGGGCTGAAGGAGTGGGTCGAGCCCCAGGAGGCCGTCGGCGCCCAGATCGAGCGCCTCGGCTTCTCTCGGGAGGACGTGCGCTACGCCTTGGTCACCCACTTCCACACCGACCACGCGGGCGGCATCAACGACCTGTCGGCCAGCGAGATCATCGCCTCGAAGAAGGACTACGACTACTCCAAGGGCTTCCTCGGCAAGGCGCGGGGCTTCCTTCCGCAGCACTGGCCGGCGGGCTTCGCGCCCCGGCTGATCGAGTTCGACGACGGCCCGTTCGGCCCGTTCGCCGCGTCCACGACGCTGACCTCGGCCGGCGACGTTCACCTCGTGCCGACCCCCGGCCACACTCCTGGGCACTTCTCGGTCGTCGTCGAGGACGGCGACACCGCGCTCTTCTTCGCGGGCGACACGAGCTACACCGAGAAGCTGATGCTCGACGGCGTGGTCGACGGCGTGAGCGCCGACGTCGCCGCGGGCCACGACTCGCTGGCCCGCATCCAGCGGCTGACCGCCGAGCGCCCAACGATCTACCTCCCCACGCACGACCCCCTCGCGCCGGCCCGGCTGGCCCGCCGCCAGGTCACGACCGCGAAGGCGGTCGTGTGA